Below is a genomic region from Rouxiella chamberiensis.
CAGCGGTGTGCCGCATCGCTTTGAAAACGCGGATGCCATGCCTGCACAATGGGAATGTTGTCGACGTCGAACGGCAGCGCAAAGGCGCGCAGGCGGATACCCATTTTCTGAACGGCATGCACCACGTGTTCAGGCAACGGCAGGATCAAATCCGAATGGCCGAGCGAGAACACGCCGGAATGAAAGGTAGGCACTACCAGCGAAACGTGTCGCGTCAGACCCAGTTCCGCAAGCCGCTCATCGATGGGGCCGCGAGCGCGACCACGTCGAGAGACGCTTATCTGCTCGAAGGTCGCGAAACGCTCGGGGGTGATTGGCTGGTCGAATATCGGGTGCGCTTCACGCGCCAGCCCCATAAAGCGGGTAGTGAACAGGGTTTGCAGGTGAATGTCGTCGGCAAATGGCCGCATGGCGCTGATATACAGGTCGACCTTGCCTTCATTCAGACCGTTTTCATCAGTGTGGCTTTCGGGCGTGAAACGCAGGCCGACATTCGGGGCCTCCTGCCGCAGGCGGGCCAGCAACTCGCCGCCGAAGGCGCTGATAAACACGTCGTTGGCATGCAGGGTGAAGGTTCGCGTCAGTTGGGTAACATCGAGAATGTTTTCGGGCTGCAACAGGTTTACCGCGTTGTGCAGCGTCTGCTGTACCTGTTCGCGCAGCGCCAGCGCTCGGGGCGTAGGCACCAGCGAGCGTCCGACCTTGACCAGAACAGGATCATTTAACTGTTGCCGGATACGACCCAGCGTGCGGCTCATGGCGGGCGCGCTGAGATTCATACGGCGGGCCGCACCCACCACGGACCCCTCTTCCAGCAGCGCATCAAGCGCAATAATCAGATTTAAATCAGGGAGTTTCATCATAAGGCATCGCGTTGGCAGAATGCTTTTTTATAGCATGCCCAGCATTTGCCGACTAGCAGGATTAGCGCCCTTCTCGCATCGATTGTTGCTGCAATGAAACAATCGTCAAATTTAAAGATTGATACTCGCAGTTTAGAAAAAATGCGGTAGGATGATTTCACTGGTTCGGAAACACCGAATATCTTCATCACTTGCTTTTGGAAGGGTCGACAATGTCTAGCAAAAAAATTCAATGGAATGGCGCGTTACAGCCTGAAGCAGTAGAAATTCTGTCCAAAGACGGCGGCATGATTGTTTGCCCGACCAAAGTCGGCTACATCATCATGACCTCCGATGCCAAAGGTCTGGATCGTAAATTCGAAGCCAAAGAGCGTAACCGCAACAAGCCGGGCGTGGTGCTGTGCGGTTCACTGGAGCAGTTGAAATCCCTGGCGCAGCTGAACCCTGAAATCGAAGCGCTGTATCAGCAGCACTGGGACAAAGACATTTTGCTGGGCTGCATCCTGCCATGGAAAGAAGACGCCAAGGCACGCATTCCTGACGACGGCTCCAAAACCATGATGATGGACAAGCGCGACACCAGCTGCTTTGTTATCAAGTTCGGCAAGCCTGGCGAAATTCTGGCGAAAGAGCTGTGGGAAAACCACGGTAAATTCTCCTTCGCAAGCTCTGCCAACCCATCCGGCAAAGGCAACCGCGGCAAGGTAGAAGGTATTGGCGAGCGTATCGAATCACACGCCGACCTTATCATTGAAGCCAATGAATACGTGACCTCCATTCAGCCAAACGAAACCGAGAAGACCCGCTATGAGCAGGGTGTGATGGTGTCGATGGTCGATGACAACGGTACGCTGGTTCCAGAGCAAAAAGGTCAGCGCAGCGTGACCCCTTGCCCAATTCTTATCCGTAAAGGTCTGGATGTCGATAAAATCATGTCTATCATGTCTGATATTTTCCTGACATGGGATTACCGTCAGGGTAATTACTACTAAGTTCTGCTAGCACTTGGTCAGTAAACATGAAAACGGGTGCCCTTTGGCACCCGTTTTATTCTTTAGAGTCAGCCATAATTCTGCCGCAGCTTTCTCTCCAAATCATCGACAAACAGCCTTACTCTGGCCGACAGCATATTCTCCGATTTAAACAGTACCCATGAATGATAGGTATCCATCTTCCAGTCCGGCAGTAAACGCACCAGTTTGCCCTCTTTCACCGACTCCTGGGCAATGTAGTCCGGCAGATAGGCAATACCCGCGCCCGCCGTGGCCGAACTCATGAGCGCGACGCTGTTGTTGACGCGAAAACGGCTGCGCACGTCGATATCCAGCTTCTGCTTGTCTTTGTAAAACGGTAGCGAAATGGTGTGGGCCGGACCCCGAAACAGGATGTAGTCATGGCGCGGCAGATCCTCGGGTTTACTGATTTTCGCCAGTCGCGCGACATAGTTCGGCGCGGCATAGAGTCCCCAGGTAATGGGAATCAGCGGTTTAATCTGCGCACTTTCGGGTTTGTCGCGGGTAATCACGATGGCGAGATCAAAGAGTTCCTCGGCCATATTCACCGGTCGATCGGTCAGGTCGAGATCCACGTTGACGTGAATATTGTTATTAATGAACTGGTTCAGGACCGGCACAATACATTGGCAGCCAAAGGTGACCGGTGCCGTGACTCGCAGATTGCCGATCGGTTCTTCATGAAAATGGCGGATAAAGTGTTCCGCGCCCTTGATTTCATTGAGAATACGATTGCAGTACTGGTAATAGCGCATCCCGACTTCCGTCACCGCAATCTTGCGCGTGGTGCGGGTCAGCAACTGCGCGCCCAATCTGACCTCGAGGCTGGCAATTTCACGACTCACCGACGATTTCGACAGTCGCAGCGACTGCGCGGCTTCGGTAAAACTGAGTGTTTCCACCACGCGGGCGAAGACCACCATCGCGGTCAGATTTTCAATATTGTCCATAGAGGGTTTCAAGATCAGTAAAATAAACGCAATAAGGTAAAATAACACAATTCATTGCCGGACCCGACCTTCAATCCCCGAACCTTTTGTTCATCAAGGCGCTGGTAGCAACCGATCCGGTTACCGCAAAGAGTATCGGGATCAGGAAGTCATGATTGACGCGGGTGAACTCCAGAATCAGCACCACGGCGGTTATCGGCATTTTCATCGAAGTGGCAAGAAACGCCGCCGCACCGATAATGGCAAATGCGCCAAGCGACGTGCCGGGCAAAAAATGATTCCACGCAATGCCAAGAATGCAGGCCAGCAAAGCGCCATTGGACAGCCCCGGTGTCAACAGCCCGCCTTCTGCCCCCGAGCGTAAACTGCCCCAGATAATCAGCAGCTTCAGAATCAATAAACTCAACGCGAGGTAAAGCATCATTTCATTGCTGAAACTAATTTGCGCCGGCCCTTTGCCGTTGCCGAGCAGTTCAGGAAAAGCCACTGACAGCAGGCCTATCAAGGTAAAATTCAACAGACAGAACACCGGCATCTGCCAATTGCGTTTGGCCTGTTTGCGCGCGCGCGTCATCACCCGGCTAAACAGATTGGCGGCAACGCCAAACAGCGGCCCGCACAGTACCGACCAGATAATGAGATCCCGCGTGATAGACAGCGCGGGCAAGTGATATTGCGATTCATTGCCCAACCCCGCCCATGCCACCAGTGCCGCAATCGCCGAAGTACAGACGGCAGGCAGCAGCAACGGCCAGCTAAAAGCGCCAAGCAGCACTTCCAGCGTAAACACCGCGCCGCCCAGCGGAACATTGTAAACCGCAGCCAATCCTGCGCCTGCGCCGCAGGCTACCATTATCCGCGTCTCTGACTGGGTCAGGCGAAAACGCTGCGAAAGCCAGGTCGCGCCAATCGCCCCGACTTCACGCGGGGCCACTTCACGACCCAACGGCGAACCCAGCGCAACGGTGACAATCTGCAACAGCGCGTGGCAGAGCGTGGCGAAGAAAGGCATCGGCATTGCCGGATTTTTCACCGCATTGGCGATACTGACCAGCGGTTTACCGAAACGGTAAAGCAGATACCAGCCGAGTCCGGCCACGCCCCCGCACATAATCAGAACGCCAATGCGCCGAAACGCGTTGGCGGCGCTGACGCCCTGTAAAAAACTCTCCTCGCTGATGATGGCGTTCGGGCTGTAGCCAAAAGCCGCATGCTGGATGGCGTGCAGCAGTAACGCCAGCAACATGCCGCCAATACCGGCTGCCACGCCGGTCAGTAGGGTGGCGAAAACCAGCGTCGTGGTGCGGCTTTTTGTTTCAACCTGAGGATCGGTCATGGATATTCCCTGTAAGCAAGACAGTGTTAGGTCACTTTAAATTAAGGAAATTATAACGTTGAAGGCGTGAATGGCACTGCAATGGCCGGAAGAATGTCGGCAATAAGTTAAATGCTTTTAAAACATGAAGGGAATAAACGGCGATATAGCAAGGCATGGCATCAAAATAAACAGCAACAGTCCGCCCAAGGCTGGCACTGTTGCTGTGGGTCTGGCGTGCGATTAGTCGAGTTTATAACCCGGCTTTTTCACCAGTTTATCGAGGTGCGCCATGATGATAGGGTCGTAAACTTCACTCTTCCAGCTATCTTTTGGAATTTCGTTCAGGCGGATGGAGACAGAATCGTCAGTGCTGCCGAAATGTTTTTTCAGCACGGCGATGATATCTTCAGACACCGCGTTTTGCTGCTCTTCGGTCAGGTTACGAGTAATAAATTTCAAGTCAACATGTGGCATTACGGCTCTCCGAGAAAAGGGTTATCCCCATAAATTTGTTCAGTATCTTACAGGGATAAACCAGTAAAAGACGATCACTCTGTGCGAGCGAGGTCTTCCGTTTAGTGTTTCTTACGTAAGCGTAGCAAGCCGAACAGAATCAGCAACACCACAATGGCCCCGCCAATCATCAGCGCGTTGACGTAACGCACAATGAAAGGCTGCGCGCCGCCCTGTCGCAAGGCTTTTACCTGCTCGGCGGTCACCGAATCGTTAACCTGCCCAAACTGCGTGCGCACATAGCTGCTGACGGCGGCTATCTGCGCGTCATTCATCTGCTGCCCAAAGGCCGGCATGCCGACGTCGATATCGTTGCCCTTGCGTTCGATGCCGTTAACTACCGTCATCACCAGGTTTTGCGGCGTCGCGCCGGTCACCGCGGTATTGTGAGTCAGCGAAGGATAGAAGTTGTCCTTTGTGCCCTGACCTTCAATACCGTGACAGCTGGCACAGGCACCGTTATACAGCTCGGCGCCATTTATGCTTGAACTGTCGGCCAGTGAAGACTGACTGCCCTGACCTTTGACGACCTGATTGATATCCGTCGCCGCAGGCGGCGTATCAAGTTTGGCCGCAACCGGCGTGGAAACCGGCGGCACCTGACGGATCCACGCGGCAATGGCATTCAGGTCACTGTCATCGAGATGACGGAAACTGTGCTCCACCGCTTCGCCCATCGGGCCTGCCGCCTGCGCCTTGCCTGCAAGATGGCCGGTTTTGAGATACGTGACAATGTCACTCTGCGTCCAGTCGGCAATGCCGGATTTATCCGGTGTGATATTGGGCGCATACCAGCCGCCAAGCGGACTGCCCGCCAGATTCTGGCTGCTGTCTTCGGCCATCATCATGTTGCGGGGGTATGACAGGTGCTGCAATGCCCCAGCACATCGACCAGATATTTCCCGCGATTCAACTCGTCCGTTGCGCCCTCGCGCTTTTCAAACGGCTTGTCGCTGCGATAAAGCAGGTTCCAGCCCCACATGATCTGGCGAATATTGAACGGAAATGCGAGGTCGGTTTTCTCGGCTGCCGGCTGGTCGTAGGGCTTCACACCCTGCATAAAATAGGTGTACAGCGCGTGCATATCTTCATCGGAAATCGCGTGATACGCCGTGTAGGGCATCGCCGGATACAGATTGCTGCCGTCGGCTGCCACGCCACGGCGCACCGCGTCGGCAAACTGCTGCTCGGTGTAATTACCGATACCGTATTGCTTTGACGGCGTGATGTTGCTGGAAATTATCCGCCCCATCGGCGAATCAATCGCATAGCCGCCCGCGTAGGACGCGCCGTCCTCATGCAACGGACGGTGACAGGCCCCGCAGTCGGCTGCGACGGCGAGATACTCGCCTTTCTTTATCAACTGCGCCGTGGAATCTTCCGCGGCAAGCGCAGAGGTTGCGCCAAAAATACCGGCCGCAAGCGCTGCGGCGGTCAAAATCCTGTGTGTGGTTTTCATCTCGTCTCCCCGCCTAAATCTCTTTGTCGATGATTTCTGCCGCGCGAATGCTGAGCGCGACGCCCGTCAAGGTTGGGTTAATCACCCCGGATGCAGGGATAACGCCGGTGGTAGCCAGGAACAGATTGCTGTGGTCCCAGGTCCGGCACTCGTGGTTGACTACCGAATCCTTCGGGTTGTCGCCCATGATGACCGTGCCCATCAGGTGGTCGCGGTTCTGCCAGCCGGTATTGTCCTCGACCACGGTCCCGCCCATCAGACTGACAAATTTACGGTAGTCGGCGTCGACAACCGTTTTGGCGGCCTTGACGTAATCATCGACTTCGTAGTTTACGGTCAGCATCGGAATGCCGAGCGCATCTTTGCGGGTGGTGCTTGGGCGCACGGTATTGGTGGCATGAGGCAGGATTTCGAAAACGGTCGAGATGTCGACCCAGCGCGCCGCATCGTGGCGGATTTGCCTGTCGAGTTCGCTCCCGATCACCCCTTTGCCAATCAACCGCTGTGCGACGGTCATGTTCGGCACGTTGTTGGCCATTGCGTGTTTGATGGCGGCGTGATTCTTGCGAAAATCCCCGTCGCGATAGTTGAATATGCCGCCCTGCTGGACCGCGCCACGCCCCGGCCAGACCGGTTCATCGGCCAGAAATTGCAGCCCCATGCCGGTGTGGTCCATCAGGTTGCGTCCGACCTGATCGGAACTGTTGGCGACGTCGGAAATCAGCAGCAGCTTGGGGGTTTCCAGTCCGTGCGCCGCCACGACAAAATATTTGGCGGTCAGACGCTGGTCTTCACCCTTGGAGCTGCGCACGTGCACTGCCACAATCTTGCCGTCGGCACCTTTTTCAAGCTTCCAGGCGGTGGCGTCGGTCATCAGTTTCGCGCCCGCGTCTTCGGCATGCTGCGCGTGCTTGTCGCCGCTGTACATGGAGCCTATCGGGCAGACCGGCATACAGTTGTTGTTGCCGCTACAGGCCGGACGACCGTCATAGGGGCGCGTCGCACGGGCATTCGGCTCATGAATAAAGTGGTAACCGGCCGGGCTGAGACGGCTTTTCACCCGCTGGAACAGGTAGGTTTCGCCTTCCGGTGCCATGGGATAGGGTTTGGAGCGCGGGGGGAACGCAGATCCGGCCTGACCGCTCTGGTCGTCCGTGTCGCTGCC
It encodes:
- a CDS encoding LysR family transcriptional regulator, which gives rise to MMKLPDLNLIIALDALLEEGSVVGAARRMNLSAPAMSRTLGRIRQQLNDPVLVKVGRSLVPTPRALALREQVQQTLHNAVNLLQPENILDVTQLTRTFTLHANDVFISAFGGELLARLRQEAPNVGLRFTPESHTDENGLNEGKVDLYISAMRPFADDIHLQTLFTTRFMGLAREAHPIFDQPITPERFATFEQISVSRRGRARGPIDERLAELGLTRHVSLVVPTFHSGVFSLGHSDLILPLPEHVVHAVQKMGIRLRAFALPFDVDNIPIVQAWHPRFQSDAAHRWFRRIVHDLCIRAPDARLACKEGNF
- a CDS encoding L-threonylcarbamoyladenylate synthase translates to MSSKKIQWNGALQPEAVEILSKDGGMIVCPTKVGYIIMTSDAKGLDRKFEAKERNRNKPGVVLCGSLEQLKSLAQLNPEIEALYQQHWDKDILLGCILPWKEDAKARIPDDGSKTMMMDKRDTSCFVIKFGKPGEILAKELWENHGKFSFASSANPSGKGNRGKVEGIGERIESHADLIIEANEYVTSIQPNETEKTRYEQGVMVSMVDDNGTLVPEQKGQRSVTPCPILIRKGLDVDKIMSIMSDIFLTWDYRQGNYY
- a CDS encoding LysR family transcriptional regulator, whose product is MDNIENLTAMVVFARVVETLSFTEAAQSLRLSKSSVSREIASLEVRLGAQLLTRTTRKIAVTEVGMRYYQYCNRILNEIKGAEHFIRHFHEEPIGNLRVTAPVTFGCQCIVPVLNQFINNNIHVNVDLDLTDRPVNMAEELFDLAIVITRDKPESAQIKPLIPITWGLYAAPNYVARLAKISKPEDLPRHDYILFRGPAHTISLPFYKDKQKLDIDVRSRFRVNNSVALMSSATAGAGIAYLPDYIAQESVKEGKLVRLLPDWKMDTYHSWVLFKSENMLSARVRLFVDDLERKLRQNYG
- a CDS encoding chloride channel protein; this encodes MTDPQVETKSRTTTLVFATLLTGVAAGIGGMLLALLLHAIQHAAFGYSPNAIISEESFLQGVSAANAFRRIGVLIMCGGVAGLGWYLLYRFGKPLVSIANAVKNPAMPMPFFATLCHALLQIVTVALGSPLGREVAPREVGAIGATWLSQRFRLTQSETRIMVACGAGAGLAAVYNVPLGGAVFTLEVLLGAFSWPLLLPAVCTSAIAALVAWAGLGNESQYHLPALSITRDLIIWSVLCGPLFGVAANLFSRVMTRARKQAKRNWQMPVFCLLNFTLIGLLSVAFPELLGNGKGPAQISFSNEMMLYLALSLLILKLLIIWGSLRSGAEGGLLTPGLSNGALLACILGIAWNHFLPGTSLGAFAIIGAAAFLATSMKMPITAVVLILEFTRVNHDFLIPILFAVTGSVATSALMNKRFGD
- the pptA gene encoding tautomerase PptA encodes the protein MPHVDLKFITRNLTEEQQNAVSEDIIAVLKKHFGSTDDSVSIRLNEIPKDSWKSEVYDPIIMAHLDKLVKKPGYKLD
- a CDS encoding c-type cytochrome, with product MQHLSYPRNMMMAEDSSQNLAGSPLGGWYAPNITPDKSGIADWTQSDIVTYLKTGHLAGKAQAAGPMGEAVEHSFRHLDDSDLNAIAAWIRQVPPVSTPVAAKLDTPPAATDINQVVKGQGSQSSLADSSSINGAELYNGACASCHGIEGQGTKDNFYPSLTHNTAVTGATPQNLVMTVVNGIERKGNDIDVGMPAFGQQMNDAQIAAVSSYVRTQFGQVNDSVTAEQVKALRQGGAQPFIVRYVNALMIGGAIVVLLILFGLLRLRKKH
- a CDS encoding c-type cytochrome, whose protein sequence is MKTTHRILTAAALAAGIFGATSALAAEDSTAQLIKKGEYLAVAADCGACHRPLHEDGASYAGGYAIDSPMGRIISSNITPSKQYGIGNYTEQQFADAVRRGVAADGSNLYPAMPYTAYHAISDEDMHALYTYFMQGVKPYDQPAAEKTDLAFPFNIRQIMWGWNLLYRSDKPFEKREGATDELNRGKYLVDVLGHCSTCHTPAT
- a CDS encoding GMC family oxidoreductase; its protein translation is MTKQYDADVIVIGSGALGSNAAHTLALKGRSVIILEAGEKIPRWKIVENFRNSSKKANYNSPYPNEPWAHHSYDEQYIENTGSFDFRPGMLKLVGGTTWHWASACWRYLPNDMKLKSLYGVGRDWPMEYSELEPFYQKAEEALGVCGSDTDDQSGQAGSAFPPRSKPYPMAPEGETYLFQRVKSRLSPAGYHFIHEPNARATRPYDGRPACSGNNNCMPVCPIGSMYSGDKHAQHAEDAGAKLMTDATAWKLEKGADGKIVAVHVRSSKGEDQRLTAKYFVVAAHGLETPKLLLISDVANSSDQVGRNLMDHTGMGLQFLADEPVWPGRGAVQQGGIFNYRDGDFRKNHAAIKHAMANNVPNMTVAQRLIGKGVIGSELDRQIRHDAARWVDISTVFEILPHATNTVRPSTTRKDALGIPMLTVNYEVDDYVKAAKTVVDADYRKFVSLMGGTVVEDNTGWQNRDHLMGTVIMGDNPKDSVVNHECRTWDHSNLFLATTGVIPASGVINPTLTGVALSIRAAEIIDKEI